The stretch of DNA ttcaatcaATGACATTCAttcaccaataaaaaaaaaattaatggaagaAAACGGTCATAGTTATGCTCTTTAGCAGCTTGGTGCTTCTGAACAGCTGTGATtgaaggccatgctggagtaacaccacaaattattattattattattttcattgtcaaaaacaaaacaaaacaaacaaaaagataacaaaatatgTGGAGAAGCCATGTTTCCGAATGTGTCTGTGTTCCTAGGTTGATATGGCTTGATGTGTGTTTTCTTCTCTGtggtgaaaaacaaagaaattaaaacaaaccaaatataaatggatacataatTACACAGACAAGATGAAGGAAGTATTCAATACAAAAAGTAGGGTGCTACATTATTGATTAGAAACTAAAGCTTCTAATAAATACTTATTAGAGACACCGTAATGTATTTTCAAACAAATAGTCTGACGTCACACTACAAGAGGGTCTGCATGAAGGCCCCAGGGAACATTCATTGCTATCACTACTGAGTCACCCAAATAACAGAAACTATTGACTGTCTCGGAAGTCATTTGAAAGAATTcatcttacagctatttctgtgtATTTGCTATATCCTACATTCTTTTCTCTGTCCGTATACCAGTAATCTCTTAGGTACACACCACTGCATTTTCTACATTAATCACAAGCAGTAGAGTCTGGTAATGTTTTCTGATTAAGGGCTGACAACATCCACCGTGAGCCTTTAGCAAAGGAATCAATTGTGTGTCTCCCCATTTATTTTAagtgcaatatatagaaaaaaaaaacccagacaaGTTCACATAAAACTCCTGCATGCCTggcagtttttaattatttaaacaaatatacagcatttgttatatattgattAGAAGTTCAATACACAACACTGATTAAAACAGTGCCTTTGCAAGGTTTGCTCTGAACCCCCTCAATTCTAGCCCCCGTTATCCACTTTGGACACTTTTTCTCCTTAAACCATTTAACTAGGAAAACTAAGCCCTCCCCAGATCAATAAATGCTTCGAGTAGAAATTAGCTCTTACTTAAAAACTTCTCCCTTGGCTAAGAACAGGCATCAAttataaaaaccaaaaaatatatttcacctaAATCCTTTTCCTCATCAGTTGTGCTAGAACTCTGCTCCAGCAATCTGATGTCTTTTCAGTTCCTTGGACATTTCCTTTGCCATTTAAACCAGTCACCAGAAATAATATCTTTCTGTATTACTTGTTTGACTATGGAAGTCAGTAACATTGGTCCTACTTTACCAGATATCTTCAGCATCTCCACAACTATTCCTGACTTTATATCCTTATCTACTGTTCCCTCTGTATTAGCTGTTAACTTCATTACCTGTTCCCTAATGTTGGGTCTACTTGAAAGAGTTCCATCCCTTTTTCTAAACATTCTGCTCAGACAGTAACATGGTTTAATAGCATTTCTAGTGACAGGGAGAGTTCCATCATTTCATACAGGATTTTCACATtaaccctgtaaagtggttggtgttaggaaaggcattcaaccTCAGAAACTGTGCTAATAACCAATGGAATGTATGAGTGAGACGTGGTCCCCATCCTGTCAAAGAGAACTGACAGGGGCGGCAATAACCTAtgctaacccatgccagcaatggTATGCAGATGTAAAATAACAATGAGGACATTATTGGAGTTGGGGATTAGAAATTATGGGTTGTGAAATGTGAAATTTGAGTTCAGCAGAATGTGAGGATTGCGGAATATGACAAATGTggcagagaaactgaaagaaaatagaaagtgaagATTGTGAAAGCAGGAAAGTCTCTTACTTGTCTTCTGATGTGTACAGCTTCTCtttgttgatgtaatcaatgacAGCATCTTCAATAAGATATTTCACACTCTCACCTCTCCTTAATGCTCGTCtggaaatgaaagaacaaacacCATTAGCAATCagagtaaacaacaaacagatgtattaattagtttaacgctcgggaagtgagtaagtcttttatgtttcgagcctacgttcttccacagaaaggaacacagaaataagcagagagagagatctatctacctatctgatCGGATAGCTGGAGATgagtgtgtgttactgtctcctttctTTGAGATTGCCTGACAGTTGTaagtgagtgtcactgtcatgcaagtggtgtcctttgtttccaatattctgcaagaacatgccTGGTCAGTGAGGAAATGTCACtattgcttggaaataggtgaggagggctggcaacaggaagTGGGCAACCAGCCATACAAAACCAGTGTCAACAAAGTCTGTCCGACTCATGCAGCATGGGAAAGAGGACATTCAAATGGGAAGACATAATGATGAGAAACAATATCTAATGTTTTAGTAAGGTGAATGTGgagtgaagaaaagagaagacGACACCAGCACCACCCGGCTGGAAATCAAATGATGTACTGACCTGATTTTGGTAGAACTGATTTCATTACTTAACCATTCCGTCACAATAGTTATGTTGTCCTGAAAGACAGAGacatgagagtgagagagagaatcaacattataataataataataataatcattatagacatcattgttattatgatCATGATCACCACTGTCCcattccaagcatgaccaaccTCACTTTTCCTCcttcagaaatcaataaaataaattattctataaaataacattaattccgctgaggtcgactttgccgttcatcttttaggagtcgataaattaagtaccagctgcgttctggggtagatctaatcgactggccccgtcccTAGAATGGATTGTTATTATGCAGAAGGCAgtcagttggcagaattgttaacagcctggacaaaatgtttggttCATTTCGTCAATGTTCAGgtttcaaactccaccaaggttgactttgcccttcagggtcaattaaataagtaccagttacgcactggggttgatgtaatcgacttaatcccattgtctgtccttgtttgtcccctctatgtttagccccttttgggcaataaagaaataaatatggaagATTTTCTCAGTTATAATGAGTAGGAAGAACTGTGCTAGTGCTATTTGAGGTTGTAATATTGATGgcaacagctttttttttttattgaatagaAAAATACTCCTGATTGATTTTCTGGCATTTATTCAAAAAGCTCAATAAAGACtgtttaaatattgatatttctccATTGAAATAAACGTAATTCAATACAATTCAATATATTACTATTAAATTGTATCCTGACCCAAATCTGAAGTCTATAAATGAAAGTCACATCATAGAAAATTTGATAGTAACGCATTTCAGATAATCCTACCAAATGTATAAGTAAAATTTAAACCATGAAACACGTATATCCTTCACTGGGCTGGAATTATGTACGTAGCTCAGTCGAGCATGGATTCCATCAATTGAATTGCATCTCTTTTGATGCAAAGAGACATCTCAGCACACCAATTtacacaagtaaacacacacacagaggtgacaTAGGGATTGACTAAGGAAGTTAGCAAATATGCAGTTTGGGGTTTATTCCTATTGTGTGCAGATGTCATCTCTTGTAACCTCAGGATGACCAATGTCTTGGAGGTAAAATTGGTGGACAGagaaacactctctctctctcttcattatacataaattattaaccatagataaagaaaagagaaatgttgatatatatatatatatatacatatatctatctatatgatgatgatgacacacacacagggtgtgatgagtaaattgtcaccattttatatctttaatttcgtgcatgcgcatcgtttgtttttgattttgtcaactacacagtatagcagggtcagttgggcaccgtctgtgagaaaaacagcaccatgatgcaattcactgtgtcagaaatttgaaaatgacacactgtactgcttgacattcgtgccggaagctccaatatgaacatttcagagtgtttgggtgtcaatctgtgGACATGAACTGATAgtgatgataaaaatcaaatcaaacatccagtcaacataatggtgtttggagtgaacactagtgatggtgacattatgcctccattcatcttcccatacagcctcacactcaacacggatgcctacatcaagtgcctgggggaggtagtgctgtcctgggtcaagagggtggctgctggaaggccctgtgtctggcaacaggactctgcaccatgtcacacaagcaggagaacccagtcatggctgtcagaaatTTCTGCGACCCCATCAcccctaactccccagactgcaacctccatggttattatgtgtgggtcacagttgagcgagagaccaacaaaactctttgtaacatcaaagatgaactgaaggcaaggattatggcagcattcaccaacttaaactaagagactatccagaagagttgcaggagattccaaagttgtctggaggccgtggttgaagccaatggcgattttattgaatagatttactctttagtctttcaagatatttttatgtaattttggtaaatatctatcaaaatgagatgtcagagttattttcatttttgcataatttagacgacagtttattcaccgcagcctgtatatatatcatcatttaacgtctgttttccatgctggcatgtgttggacaatttgacaggtgCTGGCAGGACCAAGAGCTGTACCAGGttactttgtatacatatatatatgtgtgtgtgtgtgtatatatatatatatatatatatatatatatatacacacatatatatatgtatgtgtgtgtatatatatatatatatgccagcatggaagcagacgttaaacaatgatgatggtaatgatgatataaataaatatatgcatgcatgtcttctcattgtcttgacattgtttGCGCACTGCAAGTAAACAATAACACAACCAATACAATGGGGTCTTTGTTTAAATCTTACCCTGAGACATCAGATGTCGCAGCTGAAAGACAGAGGGTCAGATGTAACTATGCGTAcgcatttgtttcttttaaatttaataaatacaacTCACCTGGTACTTAGTTAATACATCGGATTCATAAATAAACTTGTAAGGGTCACTTCCTGCTCGGCTGATACAGACTAAACCATATTTACCAACAATTTCTTCGATCTGGAAAtggaagaagaattaaaatatatgaagcctaaacagaacaaaagaaagactaaaagaaaccAACTCCATTCTCGTTGCCTGAAGGAAAATAAAGAGCTGCACTTTCGCCATTTTGATCACACAGGTTTTAAggaaagaggggggggggtaaatggTTAATCCCAGTAATTAAGtgatactttattctatcaacatgTTGGTCGAAAGCAATATAGAAATCACAAACAGCAAAATACTGAAAACTTGAAGGAATTGTTGCACTTACCAACATCCTTAACCGTTTAGCGTTCAGATTTCTTTGTTCAACGTAATCactatttattctcattgtttgaaataaatcaggcattatctcataagtttgagatttcaatgatgggattgttttatttttagaataacattgtaggataggtgtgagaagctggatctgtctggtctgaacataaaactgggAAAATATTTAGCTGGATGGGCAATGACTCCATTTTAGTCTGGTGCTTGTTGGTGCCGGAGAGGTTACACTGAGGTCAGTGGGAGAAGACCAGCTTCACCATAACTGCTGCCAACCTACAGCCAGTCTTCCACTATTGTCCCCAGTGTGACCTCCACAGCACCAACAAACACCAGACTGAAATGGAGTCGTTGTCCATCTGGCTATCAAAAACggcaggatcatcatcatcgtttaacatctgctttccatgctagcatgggttggacgatttgactgaggactggtgaaccagatggctacaccaggctccaatttggcagagtttctacagctggatgccttcctaacacACACTTCTTTGTATCCTTCTGAAGATAAACCTTTGCACCCAAAACAAAGGTTTTTAAAACTTTGTGCATTGTTAAAAGCTttcctcatttcatttattattctacttctgtgactacaatgcttcaagctaATTACAATGCTCTTCTTcttaattgtaattaattaaaacttctttGCTTATAACAAAGTATTCTACAGTTCACTTTTTAGTTGGGTAAATAATGATATCAactccagtatacaactggtacttaatgccACAAATATGAGAAAGGAAGTCGATCAAAGCAAAATGTTATGGTATTTCATCTGGCAAGAAaacaacctgcaagaaatagtagccaaatcccaACCAAACATTATAGTATCTTAAAATGTTGATAATGTTCTCTGAGGTACAGTATTGCAGAGAAGACAGTATGGGCATGACTGGATTGACCTTTGACCAGACAAGGTCAATCTGTTCAATAGGAGCAAacctatggctaaacaacaacaaaaagaaagtaaaaaaaataataaaactgaaaaggagagagaaaatgaagaattccatcatacatgttcttttctCCATAAGTTTGGTACTCCAAAAGATTCTAAAAGATCAGCACCACACAAGAGTTTCACCAATATTGCATTTGGATTCTGGTTTTCATCAcctaagaaacaaaaacaaaaaaaaaaaatcaacaacaataatgatgatgattatggtgatgatggtcttagatttattcacattttaGTTTAGAGGGGCTTGGACTGGACGAAAGGGGTTGTGTCCATGGCTTTGACAGGTGCCCAGATATCGCTAATATTCCTCTACCTGAGCAGCAAGGGAATTCCAGAGGAAGGAAGGATTCAGAAAAGTGCTTTGCGTGGAACCTGGTCAGGTAGGATAAGGGTAGACAAGATACAGGAATGAGAAGAAGAGAAATGAATAAGTTGTGAGGGTTTGACTATGGGTAGCATCAGAGCAACTAACTCGAAAGGGGCCAGAATAGAGGTAGTAGAAAAGAAACAGACAATGTTTGTGAGCCAGAGACAGGAGAGCGTTTATGGAAGGTGAGACAACTCATCTGTGGCCAACCAGAGGTTGGAGTGCGTTGACCAACTTGCTCTGTGCCAATCAGTCTTTTCTTCTATGTGTAACAACTGCATCGTCCTGGATGTAGAAGCCATATGCTGTTCTGGGTTTCACCTGAGCATTCTAATGGATTAGTAATCATTGCAAGAGAATGGTCATCTCTAGTgtcaagaaagaaataaacatcattatgaattcagaattgtcAGCAAATAAGACAACGTTCAGCATTTGGCTGTTGGTCAAAAATGCTAGCTGGACATGTAGGACAATAAAAATTCTACATGTCAGATATTGGTTCCATCCTAATCAAGCAGAATATCACCAATGCCAAAAAATGGTTTCTCTTTTgactaaaaaatatttaaatataaaacaatttcttaGGCAGCAGAAATTTATAAGGGACAGAGTTAATTTGTCGTTACTCCCCCTCAGCAGATCAATTCAATATTAGGGTTGACGTAATCAATATTACAGTGGGGGAGGGGGGGTCACAGTTC from Octopus bimaculoides isolate UCB-OBI-ISO-001 chromosome 14, ASM119413v2, whole genome shotgun sequence encodes:
- the LOC106875545 gene encoding nicotinamide/nicotinic acid mononucleotide adenylyltransferase 1 isoform X2 encodes the protein MAPGAIPGLTSQTTQLLKLHNHSCSCKFIFFTELARDNLQRNGRYNVIGGIVSPVNDNYGKKDLISSYHRCKMVEKSLESSDWITLDRWESDLNCWTETRHVLAYHSNRLNSTETNHIGDENQNPNAILVKLLCGADLLESFGVPNLWRKEHIEEIVGKYGLVCISRAGSDPYKFIYESDVLTKYQDNITIVTEWLSNEISSTKIRRALRRGESVKYLIEDAVIDYINKEKLYTSEDKEENTHQAIST